TCGCCCCCGGAGAGAATGCGGCGCACGCTGCCCATGTCGTAGCCGGCCGCTTCGTCCGCCTCCAGTTGCGCCAGTTCGTAGATCATGAACGGGAACAGGAACAAGTCGGTGACCCGCCGTTGCTGAACAATCTCCATCACCCGGCGGATGCTGAAACCGCCACTGCGCAGCACCACCGCATGCCCGCCCACGGCCAGTGCGGCACTGGTGAGGTCTTCCACCGCGCCCACGTGGTACATGGGTCCGGTGGTCATGGCGACGCAGTGCTCGTCCAGTTGCCACTGCATGGCCTGCATGGCGGTGAACCAGAGAGTGTTGGCGTGGTTCCACAGGGCCCCCTTGGGGCGGCCCGTGGTGCCGGAGGTGTACATGAGCATGGCCGGGTCGTCCGGCGCCGGCCGCGGGCAGGCCGGTTCCTCCGTTGCGCCGGTGGTCAGAGTCGAGAACGGGGCTGCCCAATGGGGCAGCGGGCTCTCGTCATCGGCCAGACCTACGTAATGCTCGACCCGGACATCCGGGCGCACGGATTCCAGGGTCTTTGCCAGGCTGGCGTGGAAACATAGCAGCCGACAGCCGGAGTCGTTGATGGCAAATGCCAGTTCCTCGGCGGTCAGGCGGAAGTTGAGCCGGACGGCAATGGCGCCGATGCGGGCGGTGGCCAGGTAGAGCGTCCAGTAGTCCAGGGTGTTGTACAGCAGAATGCCGACCCGGTCGCCGTGACCGATCCCGTGGGCGAGCAGACTGTTGGCAACGCTATTGGCACGTTGTCGAAGGGTGTCATGCGTCCACGTTTCGCCGTCCTCGAAGGACACCGCCGGACGGTGGCCGCGAACGCGGGCTCCCGGCCACTGACTGCGCCGCGTGATAAAACCGGTATCCAAGGCTCTCTCCTCCGATCTTTTTGTCAGGATGGCTGATCAGAGGCAGTGCTGTCACGCCGTTACGGCGCGCTCATTCCCCGCCAAAGGCATTGCGGTGGAAGGCGGCGGCCTCGGCGACCTCCTGGAT
The DNA window shown above is from Aquisalimonas sp. 2447 and carries:
- a CDS encoding class I adenylate-forming enzyme family protein, with translation MDTGFITRRSQWPGARVRGHRPAVSFEDGETWTHDTLRQRANSVANSLLAHGIGHGDRVGILLYNTLDYWTLYLATARIGAIAVRLNFRLTAEELAFAINDSGCRLLCFHASLAKTLESVRPDVRVEHYVGLADDESPLPHWAAPFSTLTTGATEEPACPRPAPDDPAMLMYTSGTTGRPKGALWNHANTLWFTAMQAMQWQLDEHCVAMTTGPMYHVGAVEDLTSAALAVGGHAVVLRSGGFSIRRVMEIVQQRRVTDLFLFPFMIYELAQLEADEAAGYDMGSVRRILSGGDPLLPWATDVLRQRYPWIEVIQVFGLTEGTPIAAASTGEETLSHPESVGRPMPFTEITLRDDQGGIADPGEEGEIWIRSPVVCERYWNRPDATAETFVDGWCRTGDLGRFTDNGLLCIAGRKKDMIRTGGENVYPAEVEDILMRHPDIREVAVIAVPDPKFIETVCAVVVPGADADIDEQAVVQHCRQSLAGYKCPRHVVFADSLPRTPSGKLMKYKLRESHRSLGSDPGG